The Streptomyces sp. NBC_01255 genome window below encodes:
- a CDS encoding YncE family protein, which produces MAHLTGRSGALLAAALLVTLAGCGGANQPEKGTAGVKKAAAPAVPKPAAAPAGLPGMPPLLDPNDVYAADRPNKLSPVVKDFPSRVYVPNTNSNTVSVIDPATYRVVETIPVGIQPQHVVPSWDMKTLWVNNNRGHTLTPIDPATGVAGKPVEVHDPYNLYFTPNGKYAIVMASLDRELVFRDPHTMERKKTVPVSCYGVNHADFSADGRYFVVSCEFSGELLKVDTEKMEVIGQQKLPFEGAMPQDVKISPDGKTFYVADMMAHGMWVLDGEKFTTPTLLATGKGAHGLYVSRDSREMYVPNRGEGSVSVFDFGKNKLTKKWWLPDGGSPDMGGVSADGKVLWLSGRYDSEVYAIDTTSGKQLARIPVGGGPHGLAVYPQPGRYSLGHTGIFR; this is translated from the coding sequence ATGGCACACCTCACCGGGCGAAGCGGAGCCCTCCTCGCCGCGGCCCTGCTCGTCACCCTCGCGGGCTGCGGCGGCGCGAACCAGCCCGAGAAGGGCACTGCCGGGGTCAAGAAGGCCGCCGCGCCCGCCGTACCCAAGCCGGCCGCGGCGCCCGCCGGGCTCCCCGGCATGCCGCCGCTCCTCGACCCGAACGACGTCTACGCCGCCGACCGGCCGAACAAGCTCTCCCCGGTGGTCAAGGACTTCCCCTCCCGGGTCTACGTCCCCAACACCAACTCCAACACCGTCTCGGTCATCGACCCCGCGACCTACCGGGTCGTCGAGACGATCCCGGTCGGCATCCAGCCCCAGCACGTCGTGCCCTCCTGGGACATGAAGACCCTCTGGGTCAACAACAACCGGGGCCACACCCTCACCCCCATCGACCCCGCCACCGGAGTCGCGGGCAAGCCGGTCGAGGTCCACGACCCGTACAACCTCTACTTCACGCCCAACGGCAAGTACGCCATCGTGATGGCCTCGCTCGACCGCGAACTCGTCTTCCGCGACCCGCACACCATGGAACGGAAGAAGACCGTCCCGGTGAGCTGCTACGGCGTCAACCACGCCGACTTCTCCGCCGACGGACGGTACTTCGTCGTCTCCTGCGAGTTCTCCGGCGAACTCCTCAAGGTCGACACGGAGAAGATGGAGGTGATCGGCCAGCAGAAACTGCCCTTCGAGGGCGCCATGCCCCAGGACGTGAAGATCTCCCCGGACGGGAAGACCTTCTACGTCGCCGACATGATGGCCCACGGCATGTGGGTCCTCGACGGCGAGAAGTTCACCACCCCGACCCTGCTGGCCACCGGCAAGGGCGCCCACGGCCTCTACGTCAGCCGGGACTCGCGCGAGATGTACGTCCCCAACCGCGGCGAGGGCTCGGTCTCCGTCTTCGACTTCGGCAAGAACAAGCTCACCAAGAAGTGGTGGCTCCCGGACGGCGGCTCCCCCGACATGGGCGGCGTCTCCGCCGACGGCAAGGTGCTGTGGCTGTCGGGCCGCTACGACTCCGAGGTCTACGCGATCGACACCACGAGCGGCAAGCAGCTCGCCCGCATCCCCGTGGGCGGCGGCCCCCACGGCCTCGCGGTCTACCCCCAGCCCGGCCGCTACTCCCTCGGCCACACGGGCATCTTCCGCTAG
- a CDS encoding enoyl-CoA hydratase/isomerase family protein — protein sequence MTVNLEVADGVGTIRLDRPPMNALDIAVQDRLRELAQEATDRDDVRAVILYGGEKVFAAGADIKEMQVMDHVAMVKRSRALQDSFTAIARIPKPVVAAITGYALGGGCELALCADYRIAADNAKLGQPEILLGLIPGAGGTQRLSRLIGPSRAKDLIFTGRMVKADEALTLGLVDRVVPAAEVYEQAHAWAAKLAQGPAVALRAAKEAVDQGLEADIDTGLAIERTWFAGLFATADRETGMRSFVEEGPGKAKFA from the coding sequence ATGACTGTGAACCTCGAAGTCGCCGATGGTGTCGGCACGATCCGCCTCGACCGCCCCCCGATGAACGCCCTCGACATCGCCGTCCAGGACCGGCTGCGCGAGCTGGCCCAGGAGGCGACCGACCGCGACGACGTGCGGGCCGTGATCCTCTACGGCGGCGAGAAGGTGTTCGCGGCCGGCGCGGACATCAAGGAGATGCAGGTCATGGACCACGTGGCCATGGTCAAGCGCTCGCGCGCCCTCCAGGACTCCTTCACGGCGATCGCCCGCATCCCCAAGCCCGTCGTCGCCGCGATCACCGGCTACGCCCTCGGGGGCGGCTGCGAGCTCGCGCTCTGCGCCGACTACCGGATCGCCGCCGACAACGCGAAGCTGGGCCAGCCCGAGATCCTGCTCGGTCTGATCCCCGGCGCCGGCGGCACCCAGCGGCTCTCCCGGCTGATCGGCCCCTCCCGCGCCAAGGACCTCATCTTCACCGGCCGCATGGTGAAGGCGGACGAGGCCCTCACCCTCGGCCTGGTCGACCGGGTCGTCCCGGCCGCCGAGGTGTACGAGCAGGCGCACGCCTGGGCCGCGAAGCTGGCGCAGGGTCCGGCGGTCGCCCTGCGGGCCGCGAAGGAGGCGGTCGACCAGGGTCTGGAGGCCGACATCGACACCGGTCTCGCCATCGAACGCACCTGGTTCGCGGGGCTGTTCGCGACCGCGGACCGCGAGACCGGGATGCGCAGCTTCGTCGAGGAGGGCCCGGGCAAGGCGAAGTTCGCCTAA
- a CDS encoding DUF7010 family protein, whose translation MTTQTQTETADAECLALTRSLRRRGAIVLAVFGLVWAFAGGSGIAAAPASVAVGVVAAVVTAGAVVIAFRGTRGPVNRPVRLPEKWNRGVGLVNAAELVAIFAVIAASNASGHPEFIPVGIGLVVGLHFFPLARLFDQRQYTGTAVALTAVALVGLAVLAAGSSAETIRAVVGLGAAVVLWASSFHVALKG comes from the coding sequence ATGACGACGCAGACTCAGACGGAGACCGCCGACGCGGAATGTCTTGCCCTCACCCGCAGCCTGAGGCGCCGCGGCGCGATCGTCCTCGCCGTGTTCGGCCTCGTCTGGGCCTTCGCGGGAGGTTCCGGGATCGCGGCGGCTCCGGCGTCGGTCGCCGTCGGCGTGGTCGCGGCCGTCGTGACCGCCGGCGCGGTCGTGATCGCCTTCCGGGGCACCAGGGGCCCGGTGAACCGCCCGGTCCGGCTGCCGGAGAAGTGGAACCGCGGGGTCGGCCTGGTCAACGCCGCCGAGCTCGTGGCGATCTTCGCAGTGATCGCCGCGTCGAACGCCTCGGGCCACCCGGAGTTCATCCCGGTCGGGATCGGTCTCGTCGTCGGACTGCACTTCTTCCCCCTGGCGCGCCTCTTCGACCAGCGGCAGTACACGGGGACGGCGGTCGCCCTGACGGCGGTCGCCCTGGTGGGTCTCGCTGTCCTCGCGGCCGGCTCCTCGGCGGAGACGATCCGCGCGGTGGTGGGCCTGGGCGCGGCGGTCGTGCTGTGGGCCTCGTCCTTCCACGTGGCCCTGAAGGGCTGA
- the gcvH gene encoding glycine cleavage system protein GcvH yields MSNPQQLRYTKEHEWLTAAEDGVATVGITEFAANALGDVVYADLPEVGATVTAGETCGELESTKSVSDLYSPVTGEVVARNQDVVDDPSLVNSAPFEGGWLFKVRVAGEPDELLSADEYTAFSAG; encoded by the coding sequence ATGAGCAACCCCCAGCAGCTGCGCTACACCAAGGAGCACGAGTGGCTGACGGCCGCCGAGGACGGCGTCGCGACGGTCGGCATCACGGAGTTCGCGGCCAACGCGCTCGGTGACGTCGTCTACGCCGACCTCCCCGAGGTCGGCGCGACCGTCACCGCGGGCGAGACCTGTGGCGAGCTGGAGTCGACGAAGTCCGTGAGCGACCTGTACTCCCCCGTCACGGGTGAGGTCGTCGCCAGGAACCAGGACGTGGTGGACGACCCGTCGCTGGTGAACTCGGCTCCGTTCGAGGGTGGCTGGCTGTTCAAGGTACGTGTCGCGGGCGAGCCGGACGAGCTGCTCTCCGCCGACGAGTACACCGCGTTCTCCGCCGGCTGA
- a CDS encoding L-serine ammonia-lyase encodes MAISVFDLFSIGIGPSSSHTVGPMRAARMFARRLKNEGLLAHTAAIRAELYGSLGATGHGHGTPKAVLLGLEGSSPRTVNVETADDEVERIKSSGRINLLGAHEIPFDFDADLILHRRKALPYHANGMTIFAYDAEGALVLEKTYYSVGGGFVVDEDAVAGENPIVPDDTVLKYPFRTGDELLRLAKETGLSISSMMLENEKAWRTEEEIRAGLLEIWRVMQACVSRGMSREGILPGGLKVRRRAANTARKLRSEGDPAALAMEWITLYAMAVNEENAAGGRVVTAPTNGAAGIIPAVLHYYMNFVPGADEDGIVRFMLAAGAVGMLFKENASISGAEVGCQGEVGSACSMAAGALAEVLGGTPEQVENAAEIGMEHNLGLTCDPVGGLVQIPCIERNGMAAVKAVTAAKMAMRGDGSHLVSLDKVIKTMKETGADMSVKYKETARGGLAVNIIEC; translated from the coding sequence GTGGCCATCTCGGTCTTCGACCTGTTCTCGATCGGTATCGGCCCGTCGAGCTCCCACACGGTGGGCCCGATGCGCGCGGCCCGGATGTTCGCCCGCCGGCTCAAGAACGAGGGCCTGCTCGCCCACACCGCGGCCATACGCGCGGAGCTGTACGGCTCGCTGGGCGCGACCGGCCACGGCCACGGCACCCCCAAGGCGGTGCTCCTCGGCCTGGAGGGCAGCTCGCCCCGCACGGTGAACGTCGAGACCGCGGACGACGAGGTCGAGCGGATCAAGTCGAGCGGCCGGATCAACCTCCTCGGCGCGCACGAGATCCCCTTCGACTTCGACGCCGACCTGATCCTGCACCGCCGCAAGGCGCTCCCGTACCACGCCAACGGGATGACGATCTTCGCGTACGACGCCGAGGGCGCGCTGGTCCTGGAGAAGACGTACTACTCGGTCGGCGGCGGCTTCGTCGTCGACGAGGACGCCGTCGCGGGCGAGAACCCGATCGTCCCCGACGACACCGTCCTGAAGTACCCCTTCCGCACCGGTGACGAACTGCTGCGGCTCGCCAAGGAGACCGGCCTCTCGATCTCCTCGATGATGCTGGAGAACGAGAAGGCCTGGCGCACCGAGGAGGAGATCCGCGCGGGTCTCCTGGAGATCTGGCGGGTCATGCAGGCCTGCGTCTCGCGCGGCATGTCCCGCGAGGGCATCCTGCCCGGCGGCCTGAAGGTGCGCCGCCGCGCCGCGAACACGGCCCGCAAGCTGCGCTCCGAGGGCGACCCCGCGGCACTCGCGATGGAGTGGATCACCCTCTACGCGATGGCCGTGAACGAGGAGAACGCGGCGGGCGGCCGGGTGGTCACCGCCCCGACGAACGGCGCGGCCGGCATCATCCCGGCGGTCCTGCACTACTACATGAACTTCGTGCCCGGCGCGGATGAGGACGGCATCGTCCGCTTCATGCTGGCGGCCGGCGCGGTCGGCATGCTCTTCAAGGAGAACGCCTCCATCTCCGGCGCCGAGGTCGGCTGCCAGGGCGAGGTCGGCTCGGCCTGCTCGATGGCGGCCGGCGCGCTCGCCGAGGTCCTCGGCGGCACCCCCGAGCAGGTGGAGAACGCGGCCGAGATCGGCATGGAGCACAACCTGGGCCTGACCTGCGACCCGGTCGGCGGCCTCGTGCAGATCCCGTGCATCGAGCGGAACGGCATGGCGGCGGTCAAGGCGGTCACGGCCGCGAAGATGGCGATGCGCGGCGACGGCAGCCACCTGGTCTCCCTCGACAAGGTCATCAAGACCATGAAGGAGACGGGCGCGGACATGAGCGTCAAGTACAAGGAGACCGCGCGCGGCGGTCTCGCGGTGAACATCATCGAGTGCTGA
- a CDS encoding ATP-binding protein: MAGLEGTEQPWQRGSAAAARWSPAVDDEQGAGVLELYGNPAEEDVTLPSRPESAWVARRLTQGVVLRQWGLGPQIAEHAVLLVSELVGNAVRHTGARSFALRLHRRRGWIRIEVRDPSRGLPCLMPVSELDTSGRGLFLVDKLSDRWGVDLAPRGKTTWFEMRVADRA, translated from the coding sequence ATGGCGGGCCTGGAGGGTACGGAGCAACCGTGGCAGCGCGGCAGCGCCGCCGCCGCACGGTGGTCACCGGCCGTGGACGACGAACAGGGCGCCGGCGTACTGGAGTTGTACGGCAACCCGGCCGAGGAGGACGTGACGCTGCCGTCCCGGCCCGAGTCCGCATGGGTGGCCCGCCGGCTCACCCAGGGCGTGGTCCTGCGCCAGTGGGGGCTCGGCCCGCAGATCGCCGAGCACGCGGTGCTGCTCGTCTCGGAACTCGTCGGCAACGCCGTCCGGCACACCGGCGCCCGGTCCTTCGCGCTACGGCTGCACCGGCGGCGCGGCTGGATCCGGATCGAGGTCCGCGACCCCTCGCGCGGGCTGCCCTGCCTGATGCCCGTGAGCGAGCTCGACACGAGCGGCCGGGGGCTCTTCCTCGTCGACAAGCTCTCCGACCGCTGGGGCGTGGACCTCGCGCCGCGCGGCAAGACGACCTGGTTCGAGATGCGGGTCGCCGACCGCGCCTGA
- the glyA gene encoding serine hydroxymethyltransferase yields MSLLNTPLHELDPDVAAAVDAELLRQQSTLEMIASENFAPVAVMEAQGSVLTNKYAEGYPGRRYYGGCEHVDVAEQIAIDRVKDLFGAEYANVQPHSGASANQAALFAIAQPGDTILGLDLAHGGHLTHGMRLNFSGKQFNVVAYHVDEAGLVDMAEVERLAKEHRPKVIIAGWSAYPRQLDFAEFRRIADEVEAFLWVDMAHFAGLVAAGLHPNPVPYADVVTSTTHKTLGGPRGGIILAKKAFAKKLNSSVFPGFQGGPLEHVIAAKAVSFKVAASEDFKERQQRTLDGARILAERLVQDDVTAHGVSVLSGGTDVHLVLVDLRNSELDGQQAEDRLHEVGITVNRNAVPNDPRPPMVTSGLRIGTPALATRGFGTEDFTEVADIIAETLKPGFDGEKAEALKARVTALADKHPLYPGLK; encoded by the coding sequence ATGTCGCTTCTGAACACTCCCCTCCACGAGCTGGACCCCGACGTCGCCGCCGCCGTCGACGCCGAGCTCCTTCGTCAGCAGTCCACCCTCGAGATGATCGCCTCGGAGAACTTCGCTCCGGTCGCGGTCATGGAGGCCCAGGGCTCCGTCCTCACCAACAAGTACGCCGAGGGCTACCCGGGCCGCCGCTACTACGGCGGCTGCGAGCACGTCGACGTGGCCGAGCAGATCGCGATCGACCGGGTCAAGGACCTGTTCGGCGCCGAGTACGCCAACGTCCAGCCGCACTCCGGCGCCTCCGCGAACCAGGCCGCCCTCTTCGCGATCGCCCAGCCCGGCGACACGATCCTGGGTCTGGACCTGGCGCACGGCGGCCACCTCACCCACGGCATGCGCCTGAACTTCTCCGGCAAGCAGTTCAACGTGGTCGCGTACCACGTGGACGAGGCCGGTCTGGTCGACATGGCCGAGGTCGAGCGCCTCGCCAAGGAGCACCGCCCCAAGGTCATCATCGCGGGATGGTCCGCCTACCCGCGTCAGCTGGACTTCGCGGAGTTCCGCCGGATCGCCGACGAGGTCGAGGCGTTCCTGTGGGTCGACATGGCCCACTTCGCGGGCCTGGTCGCGGCCGGTCTGCACCCGAACCCGGTCCCGTACGCGGACGTGGTGACCTCCACCACGCACAAGACGCTCGGCGGCCCCCGCGGCGGCATCATCCTCGCGAAGAAGGCGTTCGCGAAGAAGCTGAACTCCTCGGTCTTCCCCGGCTTCCAGGGCGGCCCGCTGGAGCACGTGATCGCGGCCAAGGCCGTCTCCTTCAAGGTCGCGGCCTCGGAGGACTTCAAGGAGCGCCAGCAGCGCACCCTGGACGGCGCCCGCATCCTCGCCGAGCGCCTGGTCCAGGACGACGTCACCGCGCACGGTGTCTCGGTCCTGTCCGGCGGTACGGACGTGCACCTGGTCCTGGTCGACCTGCGGAACTCCGAGCTCGACGGCCAGCAGGCCGAGGACCGGCTCCACGAGGTCGGCATCACGGTCAACCGGAACGCCGTTCCGAACGACCCGCGGCCGCCGATGGTCACCTCGGGTCTGCGCATCGGCACGCCGGCGCTCGCGACCCGCGGCTTCGGGACCGAGGACTTCACCGAGGTCGCCGACATCATCGCGGAGACCCTGAAGCCGGGCTTCGACGGCGAGAAGGCCGAGGCCCTCAAGGCCCGGGTGACCGCGCTGGCCGACAAGCACCCGCTGTACCCCGGCCTGAAGTAA
- a CDS encoding L,D-transpeptidase: MNRVWKRAGYALAVAGLMAGLVGCTGTDGQGGIDISLPGKARAPGDVIRVNPEDGSRGVPAEGPVEVRVDSGRLERVTVVQVEDAQRTRVAGEISADGLRWRPRADARLALAAKYSVDAVALDAHGRRSARHTTFTTVVPESRFIGYFKPENRSTVGTGMIVSFSFNRPIENRDAVERAVRITSDPPVEVVGHWFGKERLDFRPAAYWQPGTKVTVELALRDVEGAPGVYGIQRKKVGFTVGRSQVSLVDAAAHTMEVRRNGEVLTTVPITAGAPKTTTYNGKMVVTELYDVTRMDGRTVGFGGEYDIKDVPHAMRLTESGTFLHGNYWASPGTFGTANVSHGCVGLRDEKGGSADSPAGWFFDRTLIGDVVEVVNSRDRKVAPDNGLGGWNMDWVQWKAGSALR, translated from the coding sequence GTGAATCGTGTATGGAAGCGGGCGGGGTACGCCCTCGCGGTGGCGGGACTGATGGCGGGCCTCGTGGGCTGCACAGGAACGGACGGCCAGGGGGGCATCGACATCTCCCTGCCGGGCAAGGCGCGGGCCCCCGGGGACGTCATCCGGGTGAATCCGGAGGACGGCAGCCGGGGGGTGCCTGCCGAGGGACCCGTCGAGGTACGGGTGGACAGCGGGCGGCTCGAACGGGTGACGGTCGTCCAGGTCGAGGACGCCCAGCGGACCCGGGTCGCCGGCGAGATCTCCGCCGACGGGCTGCGCTGGCGGCCCCGGGCCGACGCCCGGCTGGCGCTGGCCGCCAAGTACAGCGTGGACGCCGTCGCGCTCGACGCGCACGGCCGCCGCTCGGCCCGGCACACCACCTTCACGACGGTGGTGCCGGAGAGCCGGTTCATCGGCTACTTCAAGCCGGAGAACCGTTCCACTGTCGGCACCGGCATGATCGTCTCCTTCTCCTTCAACCGGCCCATCGAGAACCGGGACGCCGTCGAGCGCGCCGTCCGGATCACCTCGGACCCGCCGGTCGAGGTCGTCGGCCACTGGTTCGGCAAGGAGCGGCTCGACTTCCGCCCCGCCGCGTACTGGCAGCCCGGGACGAAGGTCACCGTCGAGCTCGCGCTCCGCGACGTCGAGGGGGCGCCCGGGGTGTACGGCATCCAGCGCAAGAAGGTCGGCTTCACCGTCGGCCGCTCCCAGGTCTCCCTGGTCGACGCCGCCGCGCACACCATGGAGGTCCGCAGGAACGGCGAGGTCCTGACCACCGTGCCGATCACCGCGGGCGCGCCGAAGACCACCACGTACAACGGGAAGATGGTCGTCACGGAGCTGTACGACGTGACGCGGATGGACGGGCGGACGGTCGGCTTCGGCGGCGAGTACGACATCAAGGACGTCCCGCACGCGATGCGGCTCACCGAGTCGGGGACCTTCCTGCACGGCAACTACTGGGCCTCGCCCGGTACGTTCGGCACCGCGAACGTCAGCCACGGCTGTGTGGGGCTGCGGGACGAGAAGGGCGGCAGCGCGGACTCCCCGGCGGGCTGGTTCTTCGACCGGACGCTCATCGGCGACGTGGTGGAGGTCGTCAACTCGCGTGACCGGAAGGTCGCTCCCGACAACGGGCTCGGTGGATGGAACATGGACTGGGTCCAGTGGAAGGCCGGTTCGGCGCTGCGCTGA
- a CDS encoding polysaccharide deacetylase family protein produces MKPTDRRGALRAGATAALAGALATACGTEPRPDPASRSPGATPGATPGAEPGTAPAAAPAPHRFPGLPAEIDHGPRDRPRVALTFHGQGDPALARTLLDQAEQAGARVTVLAVGSWLDEHPGMARRILDGGHDLGNHTQHHTDINAMTETEAHAEIEACATRLRRLTGSVGTWFRPSRTRQATPAVLRAAHRAGYPHTLSYDVDSLDFTSPGAAAIVRNVTDPVRPGSVVSLHFGYPDTAAALPFLLADLDRRGLRAVTTTELLT; encoded by the coding sequence GTGAAGCCCACCGACCGCCGCGGTGCCCTCCGGGCGGGCGCGACCGCCGCCCTCGCGGGAGCCCTCGCCACCGCCTGCGGTACGGAGCCCCGCCCCGACCCCGCCTCCCGCAGCCCCGGGGCCACGCCCGGAGCCACGCCCGGAGCCGAGCCCGGAACCGCGCCCGCCGCCGCCCCCGCCCCGCACCGCTTTCCCGGCCTCCCCGCCGAGATCGACCACGGCCCCCGCGACCGGCCCCGGGTCGCCCTCACCTTCCACGGCCAGGGCGACCCCGCCCTCGCCCGCACCCTCCTCGACCAGGCGGAGCAGGCCGGCGCCCGCGTCACCGTCCTCGCCGTCGGCAGCTGGCTCGACGAACACCCCGGCATGGCCCGCCGCATCCTCGACGGCGGACACGACCTCGGCAACCACACCCAGCACCACACCGACATCAACGCCATGACCGAGACCGAGGCCCACGCCGAGATCGAGGCCTGCGCCACCCGCCTGCGCCGCCTCACCGGCTCCGTCGGCACCTGGTTCCGGCCCTCCAGGACCCGGCAGGCCACCCCCGCCGTCCTGCGCGCCGCCCACCGCGCCGGATACCCGCACACCCTCTCGTACGACGTCGACTCCCTCGACTTCACCTCACCCGGCGCCGCCGCGATCGTCCGCAACGTCACCGACCCCGTCCGGCCCGGATCCGTCGTCAGCCTGCACTTCGGCTACCCGGACACCGCCGCCGCGCTGCCCTTCCTCCTCGCCGACCTCGACCGCCGCGGACTGCGCGCGGTCACCACCACGGAGCTGCTGACCTGA
- a CDS encoding L,D-transpeptidase has translation MNGQPISGASVGANGRRGRRRGGVRLQALAAGALLIVLTACGGGETATGGGKGGQDPASQGSGKPENAASQAVVTILPKDGADSVATSGALKVTAAQGKLTTVTVADSKGAAVEGKIAADGASWAPSAHLSAGTQYKVHAIAKDAEGRESAKDTTFTTLVPKNTFIGHYTPEDGSTVGVGMPVSVNFTRGITDPEAVEKAIKVTAEPAVEIEGHWFGNDRLDFRPEEYWAAGTKVTVDLNLDGVEGRPGVYGKQKKTITFTIGRRQVSTVDASAKTMKIERDGAIIKTLPITAGAPSTTTYNGQMVISEKYKVTRMNGATVGFGGEYDIKDVPHAMRLSTSGTFVHGNYWAPKSTFGSSNVSHGCVGLSDTRGAGDSSTPAAWFFDRSIIGDVIVVKNSKDKQIQPENGLNGWNMPWSEWTA, from the coding sequence GTGAACGGGCAGCCGATATCGGGGGCATCGGTAGGAGCGAACGGCCGGCGCGGCCGACGACGCGGGGGCGTCCGTCTGCAGGCGCTGGCCGCGGGGGCGCTGCTCATCGTCCTCACCGCCTGCGGCGGCGGCGAGACCGCCACCGGCGGCGGCAAGGGGGGCCAGGACCCGGCGTCGCAGGGGAGCGGCAAGCCGGAGAACGCCGCCTCCCAGGCGGTCGTGACGATCCTTCCGAAGGACGGCGCCGACTCGGTCGCCACCAGCGGGGCCCTCAAGGTCACCGCGGCGCAGGGCAAGCTGACCACGGTCACGGTCGCCGACTCCAAGGGTGCCGCGGTCGAGGGCAAGATCGCGGCGGACGGGGCCAGCTGGGCGCCCAGCGCCCACCTTTCGGCGGGGACGCAGTACAAGGTCCACGCGATCGCGAAGGACGCCGAGGGCCGTGAGTCGGCGAAGGACACCACCTTCACCACCCTGGTCCCGAAGAACACCTTCATCGGCCACTACACGCCGGAGGACGGTTCGACCGTCGGCGTCGGCATGCCGGTCTCCGTCAACTTCACCCGGGGCATCACCGACCCGGAGGCCGTCGAGAAGGCCATCAAGGTGACGGCCGAGCCGGCCGTGGAGATCGAGGGGCACTGGTTCGGCAACGACCGCCTCGACTTCCGCCCGGAGGAGTACTGGGCCGCGGGCACCAAGGTCACCGTCGACCTCAACCTGGACGGCGTCGAGGGACGCCCGGGCGTCTACGGCAAGCAGAAGAAGACCATCACCTTCACCATCGGCCGTCGCCAGGTCTCCACCGTCGACGCGAGTGCCAAGACGATGAAGATCGAGCGGGACGGCGCGATCATCAAGACGCTGCCGATCACCGCGGGCGCCCCGTCGACGACCACGTACAACGGCCAGATGGTCATCAGCGAGAAGTACAAGGTGACCCGCATGAACGGGGCCACGGTCGGCTTCGGCGGCGAGTACGACATCAAGGACGTCCCGCACGCGATGCGGCTCTCCACCTCGGGCACCTTCGTGCACGGCAACTACTGGGCCCCGAAGAGCACCTTCGGTTCCTCCAACGTCAGCCACGGCTGCGTCGGTCTGTCGGACACGCGCGGCGCGGGCGACAGTTCGACCCCCGCGGCCTGGTTCTTCGACCGTTCGATCATCGGTGACGTGATCGTCGTGAAGAACTCCAAGGACAAGCAGATCCAGCCGGAGAACGGCCTCAACGGCTGGAACATGCCGTGGTCGGAGTGGACCGCTTAA
- a CDS encoding EF-hand domain-containing protein, which yields MADIESARTAFNKFDADGDGFITAAEYKSLMAQFGDFNVTETVAEVLIKQRDSNGDGVLSWDEFWAHYSKA from the coding sequence GTGGCGGACATCGAGTCGGCACGCACGGCATTCAACAAGTTCGACGCGGACGGGGACGGCTTCATCACCGCCGCGGAGTACAAGAGCCTCATGGCGCAGTTCGGCGACTTCAACGTCACCGAGACGGTCGCCGAGGTGCTCATCAAGCAGCGTGACAGCAACGGCGACGGCGTCCTGTCCTGGGACGAGTTCTGGGCCCACTACAGCAAGGCCTGA
- a CDS encoding CopD family protein, whose amino-acid sequence MTLPGPFGTPSRPTAAVLAAVAAIAVIGLALLGAGLAQTGTGELRIPAAGTTALLRFLVLTGLAVHVGEFVGRRLAGDGPRPRALSVPAALLAAAASAGLLLLLAVVSGLSLPVVYGLREGRLLLVTANAFALAAVCAASRRPGLAAAPLAVAVVTEAVRAHTETYTPLVGIGLTVVHLTGASLWLGTLLYVLRTMRLRRGGREVLVRYARMAACVYAALVVTGTASTLRRLPSDAVLTTAYGRILLVKLLLFGGVSLLAVAARSRMLSGGDAEAPARIEVAALGVIVVVSALLTVVPDPHWIAP is encoded by the coding sequence GTGACGCTTCCCGGACCCTTCGGCACCCCGAGCCGTCCTACGGCGGCGGTCCTCGCCGCGGTCGCCGCCATCGCCGTCATCGGCCTCGCCCTGCTGGGGGCCGGCCTCGCCCAGACGGGCACCGGCGAGCTCCGGATACCCGCCGCCGGCACCACCGCGCTCCTGCGCTTCCTCGTCCTCACGGGCCTCGCCGTCCACGTCGGCGAATTTGTTGGACGCCGCCTCGCCGGGGACGGGCCCCGGCCCCGCGCCCTGTCCGTGCCCGCCGCCCTGCTCGCCGCGGCCGCCTCCGCCGGACTCCTGCTGCTCCTCGCCGTCGTCAGCGGGCTGAGCCTGCCCGTCGTCTACGGGCTGCGCGAGGGCCGCCTGCTGCTCGTCACCGCCAACGCCTTCGCCCTGGCCGCCGTGTGCGCCGCCTCCCGCCGCCCGGGCCTCGCCGCCGCCCCGCTCGCCGTCGCGGTCGTGACCGAGGCGGTGCGGGCCCACACCGAGACGTACACCCCGCTCGTGGGCATCGGACTCACCGTCGTCCACCTCACGGGCGCCTCACTGTGGCTCGGCACGCTCCTGTACGTGCTGCGCACCATGCGGCTGCGGCGCGGCGGCCGCGAGGTCCTCGTCCGCTACGCCCGGATGGCCGCCTGCGTCTACGCGGCCCTCGTCGTCACCGGCACGGCCTCCACCCTTCGGAGGCTGCCGTCGGACGCCGTCCTGACCACGGCCTACGGCCGGATCCTGCTGGTCAAGCTGCTGCTGTTCGGCGGGGTGAGCCTGCTGGCCGTGGCGGCCAGGAGCCGGATGCTGTCCGGCGGCGACGCCGAGGCCCCGGCGCGGATCGAAGTGGCCGCGCTCGGGGTGATCGTCGTCGTCTCGGCACTCCTCACGGTCGTGCCCGACCCGCACTGGATCGCGCCCTGA